ACTTAGGACATTTCGGTTTGTCAACGGAATACTATACGCATTTCACATCGCCGATTCGCAGGTATCCGGATTTGATCGTACACCGCTTAATTCGCGAGTATTTGATCCATGGTGATATTGATGACGCAACGATGGCGAAATGGGCTGAACGCCTTCCTGAGATCGCAGAGCATACGTCTAAAATGGAACGTCGTGCTGTTGATGCGGAACGTGAAACGGATGAGCTGAAGAAAACGGAATATATGGTGGATCATGTTGGTGAAATTTTTAAAGGGATTATTAGTTCGGTGACGAATTTCGGCCTGTTTATTGAGTTGCCAAATACGATTGAGGGCCTTGTTCATGTGAGTACGATGAAGGATGATTATTACCAATTCCATCAAAACCAGCTTGCTATGATTGGTGAGCGTACTGGTCGGGTTTACCGCATTGGTGACGAGGTCGAGGTTGAGGTAACGAAGGTGGACGTGGATCACCGCGAAATCGATTTTGCGCTTCGTAGTCTTGGTAAGGAAACGCCTGGCTTTAAGCGGAGTAAGAAAACGGTGGAAATCTCGAAATCGTTTAAGAAAAATAAAAACCGCCCGAGTGGCGATAAGAAACGGAAGGACAACGATACCTCGCGTAAGAAAGGCAAGCAAGATGGTGGGGACGCTGGACAACCGAAGAAGAAAAAGAAAAAACCATTTTACCAAGGTGTGGCAAAGGGCACGAAGCCGAAGAAACCACGCCGTTAGAAGGGAAGATGTAATATGCCTAAAGGTGATGGACGTTTACTAGCGCAAAATAAGAAGGCGCGTCATGATTATGCGATTGAAGAGACTTTTGAAGCTGGGATTGTGCTTCAGGGAACGGAGATCAAGTCGGTTCGTAATGCGCGCGTGAATTTGAAGGATGCCTATGCGCGAATCGATCGTGGCGAAATTTTTCTGCATAATATGCATATTAGTCCGTATGAGCAGGGAAATCGCTATAATCATGATCCGCTGCGGACGCGTAAGTTATTGCTGCACAAGAAGCAGATTAGCAAGTTGATCGGTGAGACAAAAGAGGCGGGGTACTCGATTATTCCGCTGAAAATGTATATCAAGGATGGCTATGCA
The sequence above is drawn from the Listeria weihenstephanensis genome and encodes:
- the smpB gene encoding SsrA-binding protein SmpB — encoded protein: MPKGDGRLLAQNKKARHDYAIEETFEAGIVLQGTEIKSVRNARVNLKDAYARIDRGEIFLHNMHISPYEQGNRYNHDPLRTRKLLLHKKQISKLIGETKEAGYSIIPLKMYIKDGYAKVLIGVAKGKKKYDKRQDLKSKEAKRDVERAFKERQR